A portion of the Vibrio coralliirubri genome contains these proteins:
- the tusD gene encoding sulfurtransferase complex subunit TusD, with translation MLSYTLLVNGPVYGSQSARSAYQFAVALIKQGHKLHSVFFYQDGVSNGSDLTVPANDEFDLASAWQKLADEHDVSLETCVAAALRRGVISSEEAEQHQLSASNLATGFTQAGLGSLSEALLTQDRVVQF, from the coding sequence TTGCTAAGCTATACACTCCTAGTGAATGGGCCTGTCTATGGCTCACAGTCAGCAAGAAGTGCCTACCAGTTTGCCGTGGCTCTGATTAAACAGGGCCACAAACTTCACAGTGTGTTCTTCTATCAAGATGGCGTCAGTAACGGCTCAGACCTTACCGTACCTGCAAACGATGAATTTGATTTAGCTTCAGCTTGGCAAAAGCTGGCTGATGAACACGATGTTAGCCTTGAAACCTGTGTGGCAGCTGCGCTAAGACGCGGAGTGATTAGCTCTGAAGAAGCAGAGCAACATCAACTAAGTGCCTCTAACCTAGCCACTGGATTTACTCAGGCCGGATTAGGGAGCTTATCGGAAGCGCTACTAACGCAAGATAGGGTTGTGCAGTTTTGA
- the tusC gene encoding sulfurtransferase complex subunit TusC encodes MRKLAFIFNSFPHTTAAGREGLDALLAASAYSEDIAVFFVGDGVTQLLKAQQPDETLSRDYISAFKLMDLYDIEQVYVCQRSLSQFGLSADNLLIDVTTVEADELTQKLAQCQQILTF; translated from the coding sequence TTGAGAAAATTAGCCTTTATATTTAACAGTTTTCCTCATACAACTGCTGCGGGTAGAGAGGGATTAGACGCCCTGCTTGCTGCGTCCGCATACAGTGAAGACATCGCCGTGTTCTTTGTTGGCGATGGCGTGACACAGCTTCTCAAAGCGCAGCAGCCCGACGAAACACTATCGCGTGACTACATCTCTGCATTCAAGCTTATGGACCTGTACGACATCGAACAGGTGTATGTGTGTCAGCGTAGTCTGAGTCAGTTTGGTCTTTCAGCAGACAACCTACTGATCGATGTGACCACCGTTGAAGCCGACGAGTTAACGCAGAAGTTAGCTCAGTGCCAACAGATACTGACTTTCTAG
- the tusB gene encoding sulfurtransferase complex subunit TusB yields the protein MFHIVKSVDKLKLALTYSQPQDQFLLVEDAVYVCLPNHELFTQICSVEQVSVLKPDLDSRGLQLLVSSTIDQVDFDGFVKLTVLNDKSVTW from the coding sequence ATGTTTCATATCGTAAAATCAGTCGACAAACTGAAACTCGCATTGACCTATTCTCAGCCACAGGATCAGTTCCTTTTGGTGGAAGATGCGGTGTATGTTTGCCTTCCAAATCATGAGTTATTCACTCAAATCTGCTCAGTAGAGCAGGTGTCGGTGTTAAAACCAGATCTCGATAGCCGAGGTTTACAACTACTTGTCTCAAGTACCATTGATCAAGTTGACTTCGATGGCTTCGTTAAACTGACGGTTTTGAACGACAAATCAGTGACTTGGTAA
- the rpsL gene encoding 30S ribosomal protein S12 yields the protein MATINQLVRKPRVKQVVKSNVPALEACPQKRGVCTRVYTTTPKKPNSALRKVCRVRLTNGFEVTSYIGGEGHNLQEHSVVLIRGGRVKDLPGVRYHTVRGALDCAGVNDRKQGRSKYGVKRPKS from the coding sequence ATGGCAACTATTAACCAGTTGGTTCGCAAACCTCGTGTAAAGCAAGTTGTTAAAAGCAACGTGCCTGCACTAGAAGCGTGCCCACAAAAACGTGGTGTATGTACTCGTGTATACACTACTACACCTAAAAAACCTAACTCGGCACTACGTAAAGTATGTCGTGTACGTCTAACTAACGGTTTCGAAGTAACTTCGTACATCGGCGGTGAAGGCCATAACCTACAAGAGCACAGTGTTGTACTAATCCGTGGCGGTCGTGTAAAAGACCTTCCGGGTGTTCGTTACCACACTGTTCGCGGCGCACTTGACTGTGCTGGCGTTAACGACCGTAAACAAGGTCGTTCTAAGTACGGTGTGAAACGTCCTAAGTCTTAA
- the rpsG gene encoding 30S ribosomal protein S7 — MPRRRVIGQRKILPDPKFKSELLAKFVNILMVDGKKSTAEKIVYTALDSMAEKSGKDHLAVFEEALENVRPAVEVKSRRVGGSTYQVPVEVRPVRRNALAMRWVVEAARKRGEKSMAQRLAAEMLDASENKGTAVKKREDVHRMADANKAFAHYRW, encoded by the coding sequence ATGCCACGTCGTCGCGTAATAGGTCAGCGTAAGATCCTTCCAGATCCTAAGTTCAAATCTGAATTGCTGGCAAAATTCGTTAACATCCTTATGGTTGACGGAAAGAAATCTACTGCAGAAAAAATCGTTTACACTGCACTAGATTCAATGGCTGAGAAGTCTGGTAAAGACCACTTAGCTGTATTTGAAGAAGCTCTTGAAAATGTTCGCCCAGCGGTAGAAGTTAAATCTCGCCGTGTAGGTGGTTCAACTTACCAAGTACCTGTAGAAGTTCGTCCGGTTCGCCGTAACGCTCTTGCTATGCGTTGGGTAGTTGAAGCTGCGCGTAAGCGTGGTGAAAAATCTATGGCTCAACGCCTAGCTGCTGAAATGCTAGACGCGTCTGAGAACAAAGGTACTGCGGTTAAGAAACGTGAAGACGTTCACCGCATGGCTGACGCAAACAAAGCG